The following proteins come from a genomic window of Novosphingobium aromaticivorans DSM 12444:
- a CDS encoding precorrin-3B synthase → MSSFAVKGWCPDAWHPMMAGDGLLVRVKPRLGRLTRAQVLGLCDAAVVHGNGLIDMTARANLQLRGVPETGWQALLDRLLVLDLVDPDPVIEQRRNILVAPDWRVGDDSHRIAGALLTRLDELPDLLGKVGFAIDAGQTCILGGEAGDFRIERGGDGGLILRADGRATGMAVAAGREVDALIALAHWFAASGGAKAGRMARHRLVLPEWACGDILPAPSAACIVPGLHDLGLRDGSWAYGLPFGRIEARILAGMVEASPAAAVRITPWRVLLVEGAPAVCAGGLIDNPADPLLHVDACPGAPCCPQASVETRDLARRLAPHVAGRLHVSGCAKGCARQRAADVTLTGRDGLFDLSLNAPAGALPVRSALSPAELLAHFGAA, encoded by the coding sequence ATGAGCAGTTTTGCGGTGAAGGGCTGGTGCCCCGATGCCTGGCACCCGATGATGGCGGGCGACGGGCTGCTGGTGCGGGTAAAGCCTCGGCTTGGCCGCCTGACGCGGGCGCAAGTGCTGGGCCTGTGCGATGCCGCCGTGGTGCACGGCAATGGCCTGATCGACATGACCGCCCGCGCCAATCTCCAGCTTCGCGGGGTGCCTGAAACTGGCTGGCAGGCGCTGCTCGACCGGTTGCTGGTGCTGGATCTGGTGGACCCTGACCCTGTCATCGAACAGCGGCGCAACATTCTGGTCGCGCCGGATTGGCGGGTCGGTGATGACAGCCATCGCATTGCGGGCGCGTTGCTGACCCGGCTGGATGAGTTGCCCGATCTGCTCGGTAAAGTGGGCTTTGCCATCGATGCCGGTCAGACCTGCATTCTGGGTGGCGAGGCGGGCGATTTCCGCATTGAGCGCGGCGGCGATGGCGGTCTGATCCTGCGCGCCGATGGCCGCGCCACCGGTATGGCGGTTGCTGCTGGCAGGGAAGTGGACGCGCTGATCGCGCTCGCCCACTGGTTTGCGGCCAGCGGCGGCGCGAAAGCGGGGCGCATGGCGCGACACCGGCTGGTCCTGCCCGAATGGGCCTGTGGCGACATTCTGCCCGCGCCGTCGGCTGCTTGCATCGTGCCGGGCCTTCATGATCTGGGCCTCCGTGATGGGAGTTGGGCCTATGGCTTGCCGTTTGGCCGGATAGAGGCGCGGATACTGGCCGGGATGGTGGAAGCATCGCCCGCCGCAGCGGTGCGGATCACGCCGTGGCGTGTGCTGCTGGTGGAAGGCGCGCCTGCCGTTTGCGCCGGTGGGCTGATCGATAATCCTGCCGACCCGCTGCTGCATGTCGATGCTTGCCCCGGCGCGCCCTGCTGCCCGCAGGCCTCGGTTGAAACCCGCGATCTTGCCCGCCGCCTTGCACCGCATGTCGCCGGGCGGCTGCATGTTTCGGGCTGTGCCAAGGGCTGCGCCCGCCAGCGCGCCGCCGATGTCACGCTGACCGGCCGCGATGGCCTGTTCGATCTTTCCCTGAACGCACCCGCCGGTGCGTTGCCAGTTCGCTCTGCGCTCAGCCCAGCCGAGCTTCTCGCCCATTTCGGAGCCGCTTGA
- a CDS encoding HoxN/HupN/NixA family nickel/cobalt transporter: MHLTKSLPSLSLRRRIGALFAGLIAANIGVWVWAFSLFHAQPLMLGTAVLAWGLGLRHAVDADHIAAIDNVTRKLMQDGQRPVSVGFWFAIGHSGIIAIASIIIAVTASALSQFGAFKEIGGVIATVISALFLFTIAGMNLVILRSVWRTFAHVRAGGSYAEDDLDLLLGGRGLLSRLFRPMFRLVNKSWHMAPLGFLFGLGFDTATEVAILGMSASQAADGLSIGTILVLPALFAVGMALIDTADGVVMLGAYEWAFVKPIRKLYYNITITLISAIVAIVIGGIETLALIGDKLALTGAPWRIAIELGENFNGLGFAIIGLFVFCWLASYAIYRWKRFDEIEVSVGA; this comes from the coding sequence ATGCACCTCACGAAGTCACTGCCATCCCTGTCTCTGCGCCGACGAATTGGTGCCTTGTTTGCCGGATTGATCGCCGCCAACATTGGGGTCTGGGTCTGGGCATTCAGCCTGTTTCATGCACAGCCGTTAATGCTCGGCACCGCTGTGCTTGCCTGGGGGCTGGGCCTGCGTCACGCGGTTGATGCCGATCATATTGCGGCGATTGACAATGTGACCCGCAAGCTGATGCAGGACGGGCAGCGCCCGGTTTCGGTCGGATTCTGGTTCGCGATCGGGCATTCCGGAATCATTGCCATAGCATCGATCATCATTGCGGTGACGGCCAGCGCGCTGTCGCAGTTCGGCGCCTTCAAGGAAATCGGTGGCGTGATTGCAACCGTGATTTCCGCGCTTTTCCTGTTCACGATCGCCGGCATGAACCTGGTCATCCTGCGCTCTGTCTGGCGGACTTTTGCCCATGTTCGTGCAGGCGGCAGCTATGCCGAGGACGATCTTGATCTGCTATTGGGTGGGCGCGGTCTGCTTTCCAGACTGTTCAGGCCGATGTTCCGCCTCGTGAACAAAAGCTGGCATATGGCCCCGCTGGGGTTTCTGTTCGGGCTTGGGTTCGATACAGCAACCGAAGTTGCCATTCTGGGCATGTCGGCCAGCCAGGCCGCCGATGGCCTGTCGATCGGGACAATCCTGGTCCTGCCCGCCCTGTTCGCGGTCGGTATGGCCCTCATCGATACGGCGGACGGCGTGGTGATGCTGGGCGCTTATGAATGGGCCTTCGTGAAGCCGATCCGCAAGCTCTACTACAACATCACCATCACCCTGATCTCGGCCATCGTGGCGATTGTCATTGGTGGAATCGAAACGCTGGCCCTGATTGGCGACAAGCTGGCCCTTACGGGTGCGCCATGGCGGATCGCCATTGAACTGGGTGAAAATTTCAATGGTCTGGGCTTCGCCATCATCGGTCTTTTCGTGTTCTGCTGGCTGGCGAGTTACGCGATCTATCGATGGAAGCGGTTCGATGAAATCGAGGTTTCGGTCGGTGCCTGA
- the cobN gene encoding cobaltochelatase subunit CobN gives MHVIFRETHGMEETAVPQDLGQEPADLVVLSFSDSDLGAFAAAWHQARADDATFPSLRLANLAALMHPLSVDTYAERTLSGAKAILIRLIGGTPYWSYGLQQVEALARSRGIVLAVLPGDGFEDARLDAASTVPVTALRELAQWCDAGGARAAQAALAALSQLAGLIDAPARTFDPLLMAGGWHPGRGVIDLEAFARDPARPLVLIVFYRSYLTAHDLDPFAALHTAFEQRGFDALSIFVPSLKAPQVREQVDRWVRGLGPAAIINATAFSARGDDGATPLDGAGVPVFQLALATSGRAGWAAASRGLSPADLAMHVVLPEIDGRVFAGVASFKEAGTRDPALGFARTIHRADAGRVGAITARVAGWIALAQTPVAERRVALVLSTYPGKTYQMAHAVGLDALASAEAILADLAEAGYATDAQAGLAALLQCTHQHWPMAEYRKALAALPDTLRAELFAAWGEPEADAAAADGAFRFAALPIGNALVALQPERGERAHRDGDYHDLSRCPRHGYVAFYLWLRQRSVDALVHIGAHGTLEWLPGKSVALSDACWPEALTGAMPVIYPFIVNDPGEAAQAKRRISAVTIGHVPPPLVQTQSGAGLARIEALLDEFSNAGGLDPARRDRLQVNIRDEARVLGLEAELGLDDAATLVEAITRIDRFVCDVKDSQFGDGLHVFGRGDQGAAERAGLLAALDGRRVPPGPSGSPFRGRSDVLPTGRNLYAIDPRAVPSRAAHAQGVTLAEELIRRHLQDHGDYPRGLVVDLWGSATMRTAGEEFAMALHLLGAKPLWDTASERVTGIEILPLALLDRPRIDVTLRISGLFRDAFPALPILFGQAVRALCLRDEPADWNPFAGQAAAPRVYGPAPGSYGLGLGDAAEVYTEAARRAAGEAWLAASDHAFDAASDAIGTFADPAGLRQRVEGADAFVHLQDLPETDLLLAADYAAHEAGFAAAKALIGGSAALYHLDNRDPGRTVARTLTEEIARVVRARAAHPGWVAGMMRHGFRGGAELAATLDHMGAFAHLSGSVPPHLFDLYHDATLGQTDVRAFLERENPAALAAMEARFAALHAAGLWQTRRNSILASLPRLEDRA, from the coding sequence ATGCACGTCATTTTCCGCGAAACGCACGGGATGGAGGAAACCGCCGTCCCGCAGGATCTGGGGCAAGAGCCCGCGGATCTTGTGGTCCTGTCCTTTTCGGACAGCGATCTGGGGGCGTTCGCGGCGGCATGGCATCAGGCCCGTGCAGACGATGCGACATTTCCTTCGCTGCGGCTCGCCAATCTGGCGGCGCTGATGCATCCGCTGTCGGTCGACACGTATGCCGAGCGGACGCTGTCGGGCGCAAAGGCGATCCTGATCCGGCTGATCGGCGGCACGCCCTATTGGAGCTACGGGCTGCAACAGGTCGAGGCGCTGGCCCGGTCGCGCGGGATCGTGCTGGCCGTGCTGCCCGGCGACGGCTTTGAGGATGCGCGGCTGGATGCGGCCTCGACCGTGCCGGTGACCGCGTTGCGCGAACTTGCGCAGTGGTGCGATGCTGGCGGTGCAAGGGCGGCGCAGGCGGCGCTTGCCGCGCTGTCGCAGCTGGCGGGGCTGATTGATGCCCCCGCCCGGACATTCGATCCGCTGCTGATGGCGGGAGGCTGGCATCCCGGCCGGGGCGTGATCGATCTTGAAGCCTTTGCGCGCGATCCCGCAAGGCCGCTGGTCCTGATCGTGTTCTATCGTTCTTACCTGACCGCCCACGATCTGGACCCGTTTGCCGCCCTGCATACCGCGTTCGAGCAGCGCGGTTTCGATGCATTGTCGATCTTCGTCCCCTCGCTGAAAGCCCCGCAGGTGCGCGAACAGGTGGACCGCTGGGTGCGCGGGCTTGGCCCGGCAGCGATCATCAACGCTACCGCTTTTTCCGCGCGGGGCGATGACGGCGCCACCCCGCTTGATGGCGCGGGCGTTCCCGTGTTTCAGCTGGCGCTGGCCACGTCCGGGCGCGCGGGATGGGCAGCGGCTTCGCGCGGGCTTTCCCCGGCAGACCTTGCCATGCACGTGGTCTTGCCCGAAATTGACGGGCGGGTGTTTGCAGGCGTCGCCAGCTTCAAGGAGGCGGGGACGCGCGATCCCGCGCTTGGCTTTGCCCGCACCATCCATCGCGCCGATGCAGGCCGGGTTGGGGCGATCACCGCGCGGGTGGCGGGCTGGATCGCACTTGCCCAAACGCCGGTTGCAGAACGGCGGGTTGCGCTGGTCCTGTCTACTTATCCCGGCAAGACATACCAGATGGCCCACGCCGTGGGGCTGGATGCGCTGGCTTCTGCCGAGGCGATCCTGGCCGATCTGGCCGAGGCGGGATATGCCACTGACGCGCAGGCCGGACTGGCAGCGCTCCTTCAATGCACACATCAGCACTGGCCGATGGCAGAGTACCGCAAGGCTTTGGCAGCACTGCCCGATACCCTGCGCGCTGAACTTTTCGCCGCATGGGGCGAGCCGGAAGCCGATGCTGCCGCCGCCGATGGCGCGTTCCGTTTTGCCGCGCTGCCCATCGGCAACGCGCTGGTAGCCTTGCAGCCCGAACGCGGCGAACGCGCCCATCGCGACGGCGACTATCACGACCTGTCCCGCTGCCCGCGCCATGGCTATGTGGCGTTCTACCTGTGGCTGCGCCAGCGAAGCGTGGACGCGCTGGTGCATATCGGCGCACATGGCACACTGGAATGGCTGCCGGGCAAATCAGTCGCGCTGTCCGATGCTTGCTGGCCCGAGGCGCTGACCGGCGCGATGCCGGTGATCTATCCGTTCATCGTCAACGATCCCGGCGAAGCGGCGCAGGCCAAGCGCCGGATCAGCGCGGTTACGATCGGGCACGTTCCCCCGCCACTGGTGCAAACGCAAAGCGGTGCGGGGCTGGCCCGGATCGAGGCGCTGCTGGATGAATTCTCCAACGCTGGCGGGCTGGACCCGGCCCGCCGCGACCGTCTGCAAGTGAACATCCGCGACGAAGCGCGCGTGCTGGGACTTGAGGCGGAACTGGGCCTTGATGACGCGGCCACGCTGGTCGAGGCGATCACCCGGATCGACCGCTTCGTTTGCGATGTAAAGGACAGCCAGTTCGGTGACGGGCTGCATGTGTTCGGGCGGGGAGATCAGGGCGCAGCCGAGCGGGCCGGATTGCTGGCGGCACTCGACGGACGCCGCGTTCCGCCCGGTCCCTCCGGCTCCCCCTTTCGCGGGCGCAGCGATGTGCTGCCAACCGGGCGAAACCTTTATGCGATAGACCCGCGCGCCGTGCCTTCACGCGCGGCCCATGCCCAAGGGGTGACACTGGCAGAGGAGCTGATCCGGCGGCATCTGCAGGATCACGGCGATTATCCGCGCGGGCTGGTGGTCGATCTGTGGGGATCGGCCACGATGCGCACGGCGGGCGAGGAATTCGCCATGGCGCTGCACCTGCTGGGCGCAAAGCCGCTGTGGGACACCGCGTCCGAACGGGTAACAGGCATCGAAATCCTGCCGCTGGCGCTGCTGGACCGGCCGCGTATCGATGTGACGTTGCGGATTTCCGGCCTGTTCCGCGATGCCTTTCCTGCGCTGCCGATACTGTTTGGCCAAGCGGTGCGCGCGCTGTGTTTGCGCGATGAACCGGCGGACTGGAACCCGTTTGCAGGGCAGGCTGCGGCACCGCGCGTCTATGGCCCGGCCCCCGGCAGCTATGGACTGGGTCTTGGCGATGCAGCCGAGGTCTATACTGAAGCGGCCCGGCGCGCTGCTGGTGAGGCATGGCTGGCGGCATCGGACCATGCGTTTGACGCAGCCTCCGATGCGATCGGAACCTTTGCCGATCCTGCCGGCCTGCGCCAGCGTGTTGAAGGAGCGGACGCCTTTGTCCATCTTCAGGACTTGCCCGAAACCGATCTGCTGCTGGCCGCCGATTATGCCGCGCACGAGGCGGGCTTTGCCGCTGCCAAGGCGCTGATCGGTGGTTCGGCGGCGCTCTACCACCTCGACAATCGCGATCCGGGGCGCACCGTTGCGCGCACCCTGACCGAAGAGATCGCCCGCGTGGTCCGCGCCCGCGCGGCGCACCCAGGCTGGGTGGCGGGCATGATGCGGCACGGCTTTCGCGGGGGGGCAGAACTGGCCGCGACGCTGGACCATATGGGTGCCTTTGCGCACCTTTCAGGCAGCGTACCGCCGCATCTGTTCGACCTTTATCACGACGCGACACTGGGCCAGACCGATGTTCGCGCATTTCTTGAACGCGAGAATCCGGCTGCGCTGGCGGCGATGGAAGCCCGCTTTGCCGCGCTCCATGCCGCCGGGCTGTGGCAGACCCGGCGCAATTCCATCCTCGCCAGCCTGCCAAGGCTTGAGGACAGGGCATGA
- a CDS encoding precorrin-8X methylmutase, with protein MPHIYETDGAAIYRQSFAMIRAEADLAPFFADEEPVAVRMIHAAGMVDLAAHIRFSPGFASAARAALAAGAPVLCDARMVSEGITRARLPADNQIICTLNAPQVPDMARAMGNTRSAAALELWRPHLAGAVVAIGNAPTALFHLLNMLEDPDCPRPAAVIGCPVGFVGAAESKAALWAAPPVPCCIVEGRLGGSAITVAAINALASGTE; from the coding sequence ATGCCCCATATCTATGAAACCGATGGCGCGGCCATCTATCGCCAGTCTTTCGCCATGATCCGCGCCGAAGCCGATCTGGCGCCCTTTTTCGCTGATGAGGAACCGGTGGCGGTGCGCATGATCCACGCCGCCGGGATGGTGGACCTTGCCGCGCATATCCGCTTCTCACCCGGCTTTGCCAGTGCGGCGCGGGCGGCGCTGGCCGCTGGCGCGCCGGTGCTGTGCGATGCGCGGATGGTGTCCGAAGGGATCACCCGTGCGCGGCTGCCTGCTGATAATCAGATCATCTGCACCCTGAATGCGCCGCAAGTGCCCGACATGGCGCGGGCAATGGGTAACACCCGCTCTGCCGCCGCACTGGAACTGTGGCGGCCGCATCTGGCAGGCGCGGTGGTGGCCATCGGCAACGCGCCAACCGCGCTGTTCCATCTGCTGAATATGCTGGAAGATCCCGATTGCCCGCGCCCTGCGGCGGTCATCGGCTGTCCGGTGGGCTTTGTCGGCGCGGCCGAATCCAAGGCCGCGTTATGGGCCGCGCCGCCGGTGCCGTGCTGCATCGTTGAAGGGCGGCTGGGCGGCAGCGCGATCACGGTTGCTGCGATCAACGCTTTGGCGAGCGGCACCGAATGA
- the cobW gene encoding cobalamin biosynthesis protein CobW: MPDLSKASLSKVPVTIITGFLGAGKTTLISHLIHNAGGRRLAVVVNEFGSLGVDGEILQSCAIPDCPAENIVELANGCICCTVADDFIPTVEKLLALDPRPDHILIETSGLALPKPLLKAFDWPAIRSRITVDGVLALADAEAVAAGRFAPDVAALDAQRAADPSIDHETPLSEVFEDQLACADMILLTKVDLAGPQGVAAARAIIAAELSRPVPVIELTEGVVDPRVILGLDAAAEDDIAARPSHHDGEDDHEHDDFDSTVIEWGEIADPAALVARIETLARDHHILRVKGYAAVAGKPMRLLVQAVGARVRHQYDRPWRPDEPRRTTLVAIAEHDHVDADAIRAVLLA; encoded by the coding sequence ATGCCAGACCTGTCCAAGGCGTCCCTGTCCAAGGTGCCGGTCACCATCATCACGGGCTTTCTGGGCGCGGGGAAAACCACGCTCATCAGCCACCTGATCCACAATGCCGGTGGCCGCAGGCTGGCCGTGGTGGTCAACGAATTCGGTTCTCTGGGTGTGGATGGCGAGATTCTGCAGTCCTGCGCCATTCCTGATTGCCCGGCGGAAAACATCGTAGAGCTGGCCAATGGCTGCATCTGCTGCACCGTGGCGGACGATTTCATCCCGACGGTGGAAAAGCTGCTGGCGCTTGATCCGCGCCCCGATCACATCCTGATCGAGACATCGGGTCTGGCGTTGCCAAAGCCGCTGCTCAAGGCGTTCGACTGGCCTGCGATCCGCAGCCGGATCACCGTGGACGGCGTGCTGGCGCTGGCCGATGCCGAAGCGGTCGCGGCAGGCCGGTTCGCGCCCGATGTGGCAGCGCTTGACGCCCAGCGCGCCGCCGATCCGAGCATCGATCACGAGACGCCGCTGTCGGAAGTGTTCGAGGATCAGCTGGCCTGCGCCGACATGATCCTGCTGACCAAGGTCGATCTGGCCGGACCCCAAGGCGTAGCCGCCGCGCGCGCGATCATTGCGGCAGAGCTTAGTCGCCCGGTTCCGGTGATAGAACTGACCGAAGGCGTGGTCGATCCGCGTGTGATCCTGGGGCTTGATGCCGCAGCCGAGGACGACATCGCCGCGCGCCCATCGCACCATGATGGTGAGGATGATCACGAACACGACGACTTTGACAGCACCGTTATCGAATGGGGCGAGATCGCCGATCCGGCGGCGCTGGTCGCGCGGATCGAGACGCTGGCCCGCGATCACCATATCCTGCGCGTAAAGGGCTATGCCGCCGTTGCGGGAAAGCCGATGCGGCTGCTGGTGCAGGCGGTGGGCGCGCGGGTGCGGCACCAGTACGATCGCCCGTGGCGCCCTGACGAGCCGCGCCGCACCACGCTGGTCGCCATTGCCGAGCACGATCACGTCGACGCCGATGCCATTCGCGCGGTGCTGCTGGCGTAA